The genomic window TGAGGACTTAGAGTCTTTGTTATAGAAATTCTATACATGTATAGAATTTCTATAAAGTATGGTATTATACTTACATATCATTAGTGGATTTTTCTTCTTTTGATTGATTGTTTATTTTACCTTGAATTTAAATTCAGGGCTTTTTTTTTGATTATATCCATATGAAAAGGTGTAAATATGAAAAATTACCATTTTAACTTAAGTTTAAGTTTATTAAAAGCTATAAAAACTATAACCTCTAGTCATATAGGGAGAACTGCATTCAGAAATTATTTATTATATGAGTATGCATTAAATAAAGAAATGGATCTGGAATTAGACCAATCCAAATATAGTTCTTATACAATACGGTTACGAGATGTAGAGATAAACAAAATTAATCTAATCATTTCAAAAGCAAATCAAAACAGTTGGAATATTGACCGATCTCAAGTATTAAATGATATCATTTCTAAGTTTAGTGAGAAAATTAAGGAAAACCCATTATCTAAACCTGAAATACACAAACAAAGGTTTTCTATTCCAGCAGGAACTAAAGAAAGATTAGGGAATTTTCTTTTGGACGGAACATTAGTTAATGAATTATCAAGTTTTATATTAGATGAGTACAAACCAACTAATGACTTTAACAGCATGAGAAGCCAAGAACAGGAAGAAATATTTGTAGTAACGGATAAGGAAGTATTTGATAAATTAGATGATTATGCAACATCTTTTGGCTTCCAAAAAGGCGGTAGAGCCAAAATGTTTAGAAATGCATTATTAAATTTCGAGGAAAAGTTAATGGAGGACTCCCCTAAAAAGTTAATTCTTAGTCAGGAACTTGAAAGAATAATATTAGAATTCAAGAAGATTGAAGATATTGACAATATAAGGGAAGTTGTTAATTCCTATCTAATTTAAAATAACAGTAAACGCTATGCGTTTATACGCGTGTTTGTTTGTTATAAATATTGATTTAATAAGGTTTTGTGCGTTTTTCTTATTTACAAATTACAGCAACATCATTGTTTAATACTGCTAGAAGGTGAGCAATATTAATAAATATATCTCCTAACAAAGCACTCTTATTAGAGTGTTTTTTTGTTAACTTTTAGTAGTTTTTCCATATTTATTGATTCTAATTTTTGTTAATATTGATTTAGAATATAACATTTTGAGGGAGATTTTAAATGAAGAAAATTTTATTTTTTATTGGATTAATTGCATTAATAATTTTGGGACTTAATAACGATAGCTCCGTGGCTTCGGGCATAGATTCTTTCGTAGTATTTATGGCTACCTGGACTGAGTTTCTTTGGTCATTTATATGAGAAGAAGAATTTATCCTTCTTCTCATTTTAATTCCTCTTTAACCGTTTCTATTACCTTACTACTAACAGCAAGCAAGTTATCTTTATATTGATCTAAAAGATGATAAAAGACTTCCTTATCAACTTGTTTTTCCCACTTCATCATTCTTTCGGTTCTCATAACTTTAATCGCTTCTTTACTTAAAGTAGACAAGCTTAATTCTCTTCCATCTGCTTCAACGATTTCAGTAGTTGTCATTATTTTGTTATCTTTAATGTCTGTAACATCTATTGAGAAATTTATTGAATCCAGGTACATATTTTTTACTTCTGTAGTTAATAATAAATAAGTTCTGGATATTGTATATGTACTTACAGGAAATGAAGGAAACCCTTCACCTACATATATATTATTTTTCATATCTTCCTCCCCTATCCTATAACATTTTCGTTAATAAAAAAGATACCGGTTTTTATTTTAATAAAATGCGGTATCTTTTTTTATTTATATTAAAAATCGCCATATGATGCCACAGTTTCGTTCATAGAGCTTATAACATTCTCTGACTTAATCTCTAATTCCTTTTCATTTAGCGCCTTTCCTTTAACTTCAGGAACTTCATTTTTAGAAAAATCCTCTTGAATAGTACTTATAAATTGCTGTCCATGAAATGCTTCAGCGAGCCCATCAACTTTATTTTCAAGCCCACTGACCTTATCTAAAATTAAAGATAAGCTAGAAATTAATTGATCTACTTTCTTCTCTTTTGCTTCAAGTGAAGAAAGGCTTGATATTATCTGATCCATTTGCTTTTCTTTTTCCACAAGACTTACAACATAAGGTGTAAGTCTTCTGGAATCCCCTTTTTCTGCAAGAATCTGATAAACATCTTCAGGCATCTTATTAACAGTCAGGCTAAGTCTTGGTTTTTTTGTAGTCATAATATCCCTACTTTTTATTTTTGAGATTGCTCATTTAAGCTAAGTATTTCTAACGCTACTAGGTTGATAGTTCTTGCTGTTGGTTTAAATACTTCATTTTCATCATCTTGTAAAAATTCATGTAAGAAGAAATGATTATTTTCTAAAACCTTTTCACTTGTTAATTTAACAATGGCTTCTTGAATATATGGAGCTAAAATAGGAGCTTCTCCACCAAAATAGACGTATTTCTTACGTTGTCTATCTGTATTGTATGCCTTTGTTACAAGTTCACTTAACTGCTCTGCATATTCTTGAAGCATTCCTGTAATTTCAGTAGTTAGATCCTCTTTCTTACCTGTGTTTTCATTTTCCAATATATACTTCTGTTCCTTATGATTCTCAACTATGAAGCTTTCTAAGCTCTTAAGATCCTCAAAGTACTCAATTAACTTTTCTTTACGTAGTACTTCTAAACGTCCTAAAAATGGTTCTATATCGATAATTTGGAAGCTATCTCTACTAACAGGTGCATTCAATCCAGTTGCTAATAGTACATCATCCACAGAGCCACCACCTATATCTGTGAATACTGTAGGTGTATCTTCAAACATGCTAGCTTCCGGTCTTTTGACAATAACAGTTGCATTGTTTTCTTCATCATTTACAATTTTATATTTCAATGCCCATCTAGATACTTCTCCCTCAATGTAACATTTTGGTTGATTCACTTTAATTGTTAGTTCAGTTTCCATTCCAGGAGTTAATAATGTAACCTGGTGCTCACCTGCAAATCTTTTCTCCATTTTTTCTAAAGCAATGCTGAATTTTGTTTCTTTCTTTAATAACCAAATTGGAAGCATCATTTTCATAGCATCGATTTCAATAGCTGCTTTGTTTTCGCCTTCTGGATTCTTTAGTTTGTAATAGTAAGCCACCGCAGCCATAAAGATAGCATATGGAATTGGGCTCTTAGTTTTATCATGCATTCTTTCAACATGCGTGCTAGCTCCGTGTTTCTTTGCTGCCATGTTTCCTAAAACAAAATAACGGTCCTCATCATCTATTTTTGTACAGATAACTAACCGATCTAAAAGATCCTTTACTTCATCAACTTTTCCGGTAAATAGACTTTCTGCAGCTTCCTTTTTAATTTCAGTAACAATTGTCGGAATCTCAAAATAATAACTATCAAAAGTAAAATTAGTATATGAATTTCCAAAATCAGCATTAAGTCTTGTTATATTCATTTAAAAACACTCCTATGTATGTAAGTTTGATTGCAATAATTTATATGTATTTATCCCTTAGATCTCTAATTTCTGTGGCGCACGTTCTATTACTTTGAAAACTCGCTCATAGCGCTTGTTTGTTTCTTCTAACTCTTCCCTACAAACATTCATAACCAATACGTGCTTTAATCCTTTTTGAGTTTGAACTAAAACAATATCGCCTGGTTGAATCGGTTCGACTCTTAGATTTTTTGGTATGTGCCAGTTATATAACGTGTTGGTATTTAGCTTTATTACGCCATTTTTATTACTCCAGATATGAAAAGCAGATATAGTATTATTATTCAAATCAGGTTGCTCCCCTCTTCAGTCTCCATTTTTTCTAAAAATAATTAACTGCACAACGTTGTTAACTTATATTTATATTATCTCATATAAATAATAGGATTACAAGTATTTTCATTAAATAAGTGCACAACATTGTGCACTTATTTAAAATTAACAAGAAAATAGATTGAAATATATACTATTCAACGTTACAACGTTGTGCATTTAATAAGATGTGATAAAAACTAATACAACAACGTTGTGCACTTGATTTTTGGTGTTAACTTTCATTTATAAATTGGACATTTATATACAAAAACCTTTATTTTAATTAGAAACAAAAAAGATACCGATTTTCTATCTTAGAAAAATTGGTATCTTTCAAACCTTTACTATGGAACCTAAGTAGAATCTTTTACATAACAAATTTTATTAATGGACAAAATACAAAGTATCAAGTTAAATCGTTTTTTATTAACTCCAATATAAATATACCTTGCAGAAGATCCCTTACTTTAGATGATTAAGAAGGGATCTTCTTGCAGAAAAGTACCTAAAATGTAAAAAGTGAAATCCGGTATCTTTTAAACAGAAACATCTTAGAAAAACACTTAAATAAACACTGGAAAGCATGAACGCTATGTGTTTTTTTGTGGAAGCACATGTGTTAAAAAGTTTATCTAATAAGGTTTTAAGCGTTTATTATTGCTGTTTCGTTTTGTTGAATTCAACAATAAAAATGAACGGCGTTTAAACGCCGTTCATTTCCAAAATTCCCACCATCTTTTTTCTTCAGTAGCAGCAGCTATTTCTAGCCGTCTTTCTTCTAAAGCATTCTGTAATTGAGTAGTTAAAACTCGGTCTCTTTGCTCAACCACATCATTTATTTTAAGTTCAAAGGCCTTCAACATAGCTTCGCGTTCTTCCTCAACTGCTTGTTTAACTGTCTTATGTATAAGATCCTCTAACTCACTCTTAGAAACGCGTATTTCATCCTTGTGAACACTATGCGTTTGAACGGCGTTTTTAGTGTCTAAATCCATTGATACAACAGCTTTTAACGCGTCTGTTAAAGCTACATCATTAGCAAGTAGTTTTTTCAATTCCCTAAACACCTTAAAATCGCGTTCATAGTATATGCGTTGATCCTTATTGTTACGTTCAAAAGTATAATTAAGCTTCTCTAATTCAATAGACCATCTTCTTAAAGTAGAAGTAGTTATATCCAGGTTAAGCGCAACATCCTTTGCGAAATACCCATATGATTCAGTGTTTTCCATAGCGTTTATCACCTCATCGAAAGTAATTCGACATATATCGCGTAAAATCCTTTACTTAATTTTTATACTCACTTGTTTACAGTCAGTATCTTTAAAGTCTTTTGTTATGCGTTTAAGAAATTTTGATACTTTAGGATCTTTGTTTTTAGTGCTTTTTTTCATTGTATCCACCTCGAATAAATTTATATAAAACAAGTTTGGTCATAGCAAATTAAAAATATACAAGAATAGTTAAATAAATTTGTTCTAGCTGTCCCTCCATTAGCCTATATATCTATTAGAGTGGAAAACTGGAAAAGTGACCTGGAGATAAATTGTATTTTAGGTTAGGGGGGGAAGAAGAGTGGAGTACTTGAATCCATTATTTAATGAGCAAAGAATAATAAAAAAAGAAAATAGGGAAAATCAATCAAAAGCATTAGAAGGAAAAAGAAACAAAGACCGAAAGGTCCGAAGTGATAAAACTCATAACTTAAAGTTTCCTGTATCAAGCATTGAAAAGATAAAATTGCAATCCTTATGTAAACAAGTTCAACGTAAGTCCGAAGGGCAGGGGACCGATCTTATTCGACAAACTAAATTAAATACGTTGTTACTTTTATATGGAATAAATAATCAACATATTTTATCTTGGGACTGGCCTTATAAAGATTCTAAACAATATATGCACACAAACCCATTGGAAACGATATATGAACGCGAAATAGGCGGCCCTTTTGGGTTAGCTATACAAAAGGGTTTCTCAGAAAGAAAAACCGCTTATATGGTTATTATGTCCGTTTTAAGATGGTTGGAAGGGGAGGGTAATATTGAAAAAATCCTATAGCTCTTTAAATGTTCTAAGTGAAAAAATGACTGCCGACTTTAAAGGTATGTTTCATTCCATCTTTGCAGCAAAAAAATATATAACTGTAAAATTACCATACTATGATTATTTACGTGGACAAGTATTTATAGAAGATGTTAAGGACAATTACCCTGAAGAGATTTCTTCCTTCAGTTCTTTTAACATAAGCCAATTTGTTTATATGCTTTATTTAGATTTTATGAAACAGATTAAAAAGGGAGTGAAAAATGAAGAAGTAGCCAATTATTTAAGTATAAGCATGGACAAGTATTTCCCATCAAAGATAATCCAAAAACGAGTATTTAATAAAATAAATAACAACCTGTTTCAATATGAAGAATATGAAATAGAAGAAGATCCGGAAGAAGTAGCAGAGGAAGAAGAAAAATCTGCTTATTTAACTATAAGGATTCAGCAAAAAGTGATTTTGCGCGGTGAAATACTACTGCATGATTTAGCTCCATTTTTAAAAGAAAAAGCAATAACTGTAGAACAAGTAATGGCAATTATCTATTTAGATTTTATAAAATCAGTTCAAGAAAACGGAAATTCGGTTGCTGTTCAGCAAAATATTGTTAAAAAGCTACAGCATAATTAAAAGCCGATATCCAATAGATGTCGGCTTTTACCCAAATGCAAATTTATTACTTAGCAAGTATAAGTATTAATAACGTGGTGCATTATCTTTAATTAACTTTGCTCTAACTAGATTATGTATTTTTTCAACTATGATATTTGGTGAATCATTTAGATCAAAATAATGGTTTTCTATTTTATAAAAATCCATAAAAAAGTCATAAGTTAAACGAAGTTTAAATTTTTTTAACAAACGAAATGGCAAAGGTAAAACCCCTGATTTTACTGAAGATATCACAAGGAGAGTATTTACCTCTTCGAGCTTCTTAATAATTTCCTCAACTCTTCTCTTCTCATTCATAAATAGTTCAGGGTAATTCAGATTTTCGTAATTCGCTGTAATTAAGGGATTATGAAAATAAAACTTAATATCAGTAGGGGAGTTTTTTAATTGAATTCCATATTGGTCTAAGGAAGACTTCTTTATATTTAGACCAGAAAGAGTATCCAAAAATGCTACCCATTGATTCTTAGTTTCCTTGTTTAATAAATAATTATTAAACTTTAGGGGATTCTTTTTATATTTAGTAAGGTAACCAACCATCATTGGTGCATTAAACATAATAGCACTAACTGTACGATGTGTAGCATTAGAAAAATACACTTCATCATCCATATAATAATTGAATTTTGGAAGACCATCTCTTAGTCTATATTCAATACTATCATCAATGTAAAATTTATATTGGTATTCAAGACCATTATTTATTAAACTGTCTACATTTTGCTGTATTCTTTG from Niallia circulans includes these protein-coding regions:
- a CDS encoding DUF5839 family protein; amino-acid sequence: MNNNTISAFHIWSNKNGVIKLNTNTLYNWHIPKNLRVEPIQPGDIVLVQTQKGLKHVLVMNVCREELEETNKRYERVFKVIERAPQKLEI
- a CDS encoding MerR family transcriptional regulator; the protein is MENTESYGYFAKDVALNLDITTSTLRRWSIELEKLNYTFERNNKDQRIYYERDFKVFRELKKLLANDVALTDALKAVVSMDLDTKNAVQTHSVHKDEIRVSKSELEDLIHKTVKQAVEEEREAMLKAFELKINDVVEQRDRVLTTQLQNALEERRLEIAAATEEKRWWEFWK